A DNA window from Bacillus carboniphilus contains the following coding sequences:
- a CDS encoding disulfide oxidoreductase — protein sequence MKKDQRETFLFIAWATSIIAMFGSLYFSEVRMYEPCELCWYQRILMYPLTVILGIGVVKKDFAISFYTFILSTIGAIISLYHYSIQKIDFLGENSVSCGRVPCTGEYINYFGFVTIPFLALIAFILISIFSFLTWKRRVK from the coding sequence ATGAAAAAAGATCAAAGGGAGACTTTTTTATTCATAGCATGGGCGACATCCATTATCGCTATGTTTGGTAGTTTGTATTTTTCTGAGGTTCGAATGTATGAACCGTGTGAATTATGCTGGTATCAACGAATTCTCATGTATCCACTAACGGTTATATTAGGTATAGGTGTAGTAAAGAAAGATTTCGCTATTAGTTTTTATACATTTATTCTTTCTACCATCGGAGCTATTATCTCCTTATATCATTACTCCATCCAGAAAATAGACTTCCTAGGAGAAAATTCTGTATCGTGTGGGAGAGTACCGTGTACAGGGGAGTATATTAATTACTTTGGTTTCGTAACCATTCCTTTCCTAGCACTTATAGCCTTTATTTTAATCAGTATTTTTAGCTTTTTAACTTGGAAGAGGAGAGTGAAATAA
- a CDS encoding thioredoxin family protein — MKKVVIFLAVIVLLFGGMIVLNNMQNAAKMKNNPYGTDELKQSTIDQFDDPLYTTNIILPEELEEKLANGEDVTVYFFSPECGYCKEATPIVSPLAEDLGVEMVKYNVLEFEQAWPKYGLEATPTIIKFKDGQEYQRITGLFDKEIYEKWFELDREEFQAWYEENKNS; from the coding sequence TTGAAAAAAGTTGTGATCTTTTTAGCGGTCATTGTCCTTCTATTTGGAGGAATGATTGTACTGAATAACATGCAGAATGCTGCAAAAATGAAAAATAACCCGTATGGAACCGACGAGTTAAAACAATCAACCATTGATCAATTTGATGATCCTTTATATACGACAAATATCATTCTACCAGAAGAGCTTGAGGAAAAATTGGCTAATGGTGAAGATGTAACAGTTTACTTTTTTAGCCCTGAATGTGGCTACTGTAAGGAAGCTACACCTATTGTTTCCCCACTAGCAGAAGACTTAGGGGTTGAAATGGTTAAGTACAATGTACTTGAGTTTGAACAAGCTTGGCCAAAATACGGACTAGAAGCAACACCTACCATTATTAAATTCAAAGACGGGCAAGAATACCAACGTATTACGGGTCTGTTCGATAAAGAGATTTATGAAAAATGGTTTGAGTTAGATCGAGAAGAGTTTCAAGCTTGGTATGAAGAAAATAAAAATAGTTAA
- a CDS encoding GNAT family N-acetyltransferase: MSKLDLSRFEKKMIVRNMREEDIDDIINLGKICFPGMEPWKRDQLESHLRMFQEGQFVAEFEDEIIASCSSLIIDFDEYDDRHTWDDITDGGYITNHNPEGYNLYGIEVMVHPDYRRMKLGHRLYEARKDLARRLNLKSIIIGGRIPNYHKYADKMTPREYVEQVKMRNIYDPVMSFQLFNDFSLMRLNPGYLPDDKASNKYATLMEWNNVDYRPKSKRYFKTSFPVRICVVQYGMRQIHNFEEFENQVEYYVDVAYDAGSDFVVFPEIFTTQLMSFLEEKTPSLAIRKLTEYTEQYIELFTQLAVKYNVNIIGGSHIVKEDDDRIYNIAYLFRRDGTIEKQYKLHITPNEKRWWGVSAGDTIKVFDTDCGKIGIPICYDIEFPEVARIMTEMGAKIIFVPFCTEDRQGYLRVRYCAQARAIENQVYTVISGTVGNLPQTENMDIQYAQSAIFSPSDFEFARDGIVGETNPNIEMVVIGDVDLEILRRQRQDGSVMQLKDRRPDIYEVNYKRK, encoded by the coding sequence ATGTCAAAGCTTGATTTATCTAGGTTCGAGAAGAAAATGATAGTTCGCAACATGAGAGAAGAAGATATAGATGATATTATCAACCTTGGTAAGATTTGCTTTCCTGGAATGGAACCATGGAAAAGAGATCAATTAGAGAGCCACTTAAGGATGTTCCAAGAAGGCCAATTTGTAGCGGAGTTTGAAGATGAAATCATCGCATCTTGTTCAAGTCTTATCATAGATTTCGACGAATATGATGATCGCCATACTTGGGATGACATTACTGATGGAGGGTACATAACGAACCACAATCCAGAAGGCTATAATTTATACGGCATTGAAGTCATGGTCCATCCGGATTATCGAAGAATGAAATTGGGGCACAGGCTTTATGAGGCCAGAAAAGATTTAGCTCGTAGGTTAAACCTGAAAAGTATTATTATCGGGGGGAGAATTCCGAACTATCATAAGTATGCGGACAAAATGACACCAAGGGAGTATGTGGAGCAAGTTAAAATGCGTAACATTTATGACCCTGTCATGTCCTTTCAGCTTTTTAATGATTTTTCGTTGATGAGGTTGAACCCAGGATATTTACCTGATGATAAAGCCTCTAATAAATATGCAACCCTAATGGAATGGAATAACGTGGACTACCGACCAAAATCCAAGCGTTATTTTAAAACGAGCTTCCCTGTTCGCATTTGTGTCGTCCAGTATGGGATGAGGCAAATTCATAATTTTGAGGAGTTTGAAAACCAGGTTGAGTATTATGTGGATGTGGCTTATGATGCTGGGTCCGATTTCGTTGTATTCCCAGAAATTTTCACAACCCAATTGATGTCTTTCCTGGAAGAAAAAACACCAAGTCTAGCGATACGGAAATTGACAGAGTATACAGAGCAGTATATTGAGTTGTTTACACAATTAGCCGTAAAATACAATGTCAATATAATTGGTGGGTCACACATTGTGAAAGAAGATGACGACCGAATTTATAATATCGCCTATTTGTTTAGACGTGATGGAACGATTGAAAAACAGTATAAGCTACATATTACTCCTAACGAAAAAAGATGGTGGGGAGTCAGCGCAGGAGATACCATTAAGGTATTTGACACGGATTGCGGAAAAATTGGAATTCCGATTTGCTATGATATTGAATTCCCAGAGGTAGCAAGAATTATGACAGAAATGGGAGCAAAAATTATTTTTGTTCCATTCTGTACAGAAGATCGCCAAGGCTATTTACGTGTTCGCTATTGTGCACAAGCTCGTGCAATAGAGAATCAAGTCTACACCGTTATTTCAGGTACTGTGGGGAACTTACCACAGACAGAAAATATGGATATTCAGTATGCACAATCCGCAATTTTTTCTCCTTCTGACTTTGAATTTGCTCGGGATGGAATTGTTGGAGAGACGAATCCAAATATTGAAATGGTCGTAATCGGAGACGTGGACCTTGAAATTTTAAGACGTCAGAGACAAGATGGTTCTGTTATGCAGCTAAAAGATCGCCGACCTGATATTTATGAGGTTAATTACAAACGAAAATAA
- a CDS encoding alpha-glucosidase, with protein MQTRKWWKEAVVYQVYPRSFNDSNGDGIGDIPGIIEKLDYLKELGIDVIWLSPVYDSPNDDNGYDISDYRNIMDEFGTMQDWEKLLAEMHQRGIKLVMDLVVNHTSDEHAWFVESKKSKANPYRDYYIWRPGKDGKEPNNWGSTFSGSAWQYDEATDEYFLHIFSKKQPDLNWENPTVRKEVYDMMKFWLDKGVDGFRMDVINFISKVEGLPDAPNPEGKRYASGSKYFMNGPRIHEFLQEMHREVLSKYDILTVGEMPGVRPPMAIDYTAEERNELNMVFTFEHVDVDSGPEGKWDLRPFDLIRLKEILTKWQDALHEKGWNSLYWNNHDQPRIVSRLGNDTKYRVKSAKMLGTLLHMMQGTPYIYQGEELGMTNVRFDSIDDYKDIEILNMYKEKIEQGKKHEDIMKSIYVKGRDNARTPMHWDDSENAGFTTGTPWIKVNPNYKEINAEQAIKDEKSVFHYYKNLIQLRKNNDIVVYGKYDLLLKDHPQVYAYTRTLEDEQLLVLANVSGEEQEIDIPSHIKPASEPEVFVTNDEKQPFNQKMTLQPWEARVYKYKV; from the coding sequence ATGCAAACTCGTAAATGGTGGAAAGAAGCAGTGGTTTATCAAGTATACCCACGAAGCTTTAATGATTCCAATGGTGATGGAATCGGAGATATTCCAGGTATCATTGAAAAATTAGATTATCTTAAAGAGTTAGGGATTGATGTAATCTGGCTTTCACCAGTTTATGATTCCCCGAATGATGATAATGGATATGACATTAGTGACTATCGAAATATCATGGATGAATTTGGAACGATGCAGGACTGGGAAAAGCTTTTAGCTGAAATGCATCAAAGAGGGATTAAGCTTGTGATGGATTTAGTAGTAAACCACACATCAGATGAGCATGCTTGGTTTGTGGAGTCCAAAAAATCAAAGGCCAATCCATACCGGGATTATTATATTTGGAGACCAGGTAAAGATGGGAAGGAACCAAATAACTGGGGATCCACTTTTAGTGGTTCTGCTTGGCAGTATGATGAAGCAACAGATGAGTATTTTTTACATATATTCTCGAAGAAACAGCCGGATTTGAATTGGGAGAATCCGACCGTTCGAAAAGAAGTTTACGATATGATGAAATTTTGGCTCGATAAGGGCGTGGATGGATTCCGTATGGATGTCATCAATTTTATTTCTAAAGTTGAGGGCTTACCTGATGCTCCAAATCCTGAAGGGAAAAGATATGCCTCAGGAAGTAAATATTTCATGAACGGACCAAGAATTCACGAATTTTTGCAAGAAATGCATAGAGAAGTATTATCTAAATATGACATTCTCACAGTGGGAGAAATGCCTGGAGTTCGTCCTCCGATGGCCATTGATTATACAGCTGAGGAGAGAAATGAATTAAATATGGTATTCACCTTTGAACATGTGGATGTCGATTCTGGTCCAGAAGGAAAATGGGATTTACGACCATTTGATTTGATTAGACTAAAAGAAATTTTAACAAAGTGGCAAGATGCATTACATGAAAAAGGTTGGAATAGTCTGTACTGGAATAATCATGATCAGCCTCGAATTGTTTCCCGCCTTGGAAACGATACGAAATACAGAGTGAAATCGGCTAAAATGCTTGGGACTTTACTGCATATGATGCAAGGAACTCCTTATATTTATCAAGGAGAAGAGCTTGGGATGACCAATGTTCGTTTTGACTCGATTGATGACTACAAAGACATTGAAATCCTAAATATGTACAAAGAAAAAATCGAACAAGGGAAAAAGCATGAAGATATCATGAAGTCAATCTATGTAAAAGGGAGAGATAATGCACGGACTCCTATGCATTGGGATGACAGTGAGAATGCTGGGTTTACGACTGGAACACCGTGGATTAAGGTGAATCCAAACTACAAAGAGATTAACGCTGAACAAGCTATAAAGGATGAAAAATCAGTTTTTCATTACTATAAGAACCTCATTCAGCTTAGAAAAAATAATGACATTGTTGTTTATGGCAAATATGATCTTCTTCTAAAAGATCATCCACAAGTCTATGCCTATACTCGTACGCTAGAGGATGAACAACTCCTTGTTTTAGCCAATGTATCTGGTGAGGAGCAGGAGATTGACATTCCGTCTCACATTAAACCAGCTTCAGAACCTGAAGTGTTTGTTACGAACGATGAAAAACAGCCATTTAATCAAAAAATGACGTTACAACCTTGGGAAGCAAGGGTATATAAATATAAGGTGTAA